One window of Bacillus sp. THAF10 genomic DNA carries:
- the panC gene encoding pantoate--beta-alanine ligase, with translation MKVINTITEMQNVSKTEKRNGKKIGFVPTMGFLHEGHQELLKQARETNDIVVLSIFVNPLQFGPNEDFDAYPRDFERDEHIAEKLGVDFLFYPSIDEMYPGDRTTVIKVEKRVDVLCGKHRPGHFDGVATVVMKLFQIVQPHYAYFGMKDAQQVAVIEGLVNDYHLDVEIIRVATIREKDGLAKSSRNVYLRSNERQEASRLYHALTIAKEMMVSGKKQEDIKAYVRDSIQQHTSAEMEYVEIYAYPALEKMENLNQHTDIIIAIAAKFSKARLIDNIVFHPTETKQ, from the coding sequence GTGAAAGTAATTAACACGATTACAGAAATGCAAAATGTAAGCAAAACAGAAAAAAGAAATGGTAAAAAGATCGGCTTTGTTCCAACAATGGGGTTTTTACATGAAGGGCATCAGGAATTGCTAAAACAAGCAAGAGAGACAAATGATATTGTCGTGCTCAGTATTTTCGTCAACCCTTTACAATTTGGTCCGAACGAAGATTTTGATGCCTATCCTCGGGACTTTGAGCGTGATGAACATATTGCTGAAAAATTAGGCGTAGATTTCCTCTTTTACCCATCAATTGATGAGATGTATCCTGGGGATAGAACGACTGTTATTAAAGTGGAAAAAAGAGTGGATGTTTTATGTGGGAAGCACCGACCGGGCCATTTTGATGGTGTTGCTACAGTGGTGATGAAACTGTTTCAAATCGTACAGCCGCATTACGCTTATTTTGGCATGAAGGATGCTCAACAGGTAGCCGTCATTGAAGGGCTAGTAAATGATTATCATCTAGATGTAGAAATCATTAGAGTAGCTACGATAAGAGAAAAGGACGGGCTTGCGAAAAGTTCACGAAATGTCTATTTGCGTTCAAATGAACGTCAGGAAGCAAGCCGCCTTTATCACGCATTAACCATAGCAAAAGAAATGATGGTGTCAGGAAAGAAACAGGAAGATATAAAAGCTTATGTTAGAGATTCTATACAACAACACACCTCAGCAGAAATGGAATACGTGGAGATTTATGCTTATCCTGCCTTGGAGAAAATGGAAAACCTTAATCAACATACAGACATCATTATTGCCATTGCTGCAAAATTTTCAAAAGCAAGGTTAATTGATAATATTGTATTCCATCCAACAGAGACCAAGCAATAA
- the panD gene encoding aspartate 1-decarboxylase: protein MFRTLMNAKIHRARVTESNLNYVGSITIDEDILDKVGMVANEKVAIVNNNNGARFETYIIPGERGKKEFCLNGAAARLVQPGDVIIVISYAMMAEEKIASHQPKVAVMNEQNEIVEMLGTEPAATIK from the coding sequence ATGTTCAGAACATTAATGAATGCAAAAATACACCGTGCACGAGTGACAGAATCTAACCTAAATTATGTAGGAAGCATCACAATAGATGAGGATATTCTAGATAAGGTAGGTATGGTTGCCAATGAAAAGGTGGCAATTGTCAATAACAATAATGGCGCCCGTTTTGAGACGTACATTATTCCAGGGGAAAGAGGCAAAAAAGAATTTTGCCTAAATGGAGCTGCTGCTAGATTAGTTCAGCCAGGTGATGTTATTATTGTCATTTCATATGCCATGATGGCGGAGGAAAAAATAGCGTCGCATCAACCGAAAGTCGCAGTGATGAACGAACAAAACGAAATTGTGGAGATGCTGGGAACAGAACCGGCTGCTACCATAAAGTAA
- a CDS encoding biotin--[acetyl-CoA-carboxylase] ligase: MFTEIEGEFLSGQKISEELGCSRTAVWKHIEDLRHEGYELEAVRRKGYRIHKIPDKISLNEISLGLKTNTLGRKIHFEESVTSTQKIAHQLAYDGVPEGTLVVSEEQTTGRGRLNRAWYSPKYTGVWMSLILRPNLPPAKAPQLTLLTAVAITQAIEEVTGLRPDIKWPNDILINKKKTVGILTEMQAEADKINSVIIGIGINVNQTKNHFPQELQDIATSLSIERGESVNRAKLIQTILLKFENLYMSYLVHGFYPVKLLWESYAISIGKRIIARTITGTLEGLAKGITEEGVLMLEDDDEKIHFIHSADIQLGEDS; this comes from the coding sequence ATGTTTACAGAAATAGAAGGCGAATTTTTGTCAGGTCAAAAGATAAGTGAAGAACTTGGCTGTTCGAGAACTGCTGTCTGGAAACATATTGAGGATTTGCGTCACGAAGGCTATGAGTTAGAGGCTGTTAGAAGAAAGGGCTATCGCATCCATAAAATTCCCGATAAGATATCCCTTAACGAAATTTCATTAGGTTTAAAAACAAACACATTAGGTAGGAAGATTCATTTTGAGGAATCAGTAACATCCACACAAAAAATAGCGCACCAGTTGGCCTATGATGGTGTTCCAGAAGGTACCCTCGTTGTTTCAGAGGAGCAAACAACAGGAAGAGGAAGATTAAACAGAGCTTGGTACTCTCCTAAATACACAGGAGTATGGATGAGCTTGATTCTCAGACCAAATCTTCCACCTGCCAAAGCCCCCCAGCTCACCCTTTTAACTGCTGTTGCCATTACACAGGCTATTGAAGAAGTAACAGGATTACGTCCAGACATTAAATGGCCAAATGACATTCTAATAAATAAAAAGAAAACAGTTGGAATACTAACAGAAATGCAAGCAGAAGCGGATAAAATTAACTCTGTCATCATTGGGATTGGCATAAATGTCAATCAAACCAAGAATCATTTCCCACAAGAACTACAAGATATTGCTACATCTCTTTCCATTGAACGAGGAGAGAGTGTAAATCGAGCAAAGCTTATTCAAACCATCCTGTTGAAATTTGAAAATCTTTATATGAGCTACCTCGTGCATGGATTTTATCCAGTTAAGCTACTTTGGGAGTCTTACGCCATCAGCATCGGTAAAAGAATCATTGCACGGACGATTACCGGTACTCTAGAAGGTCTTGCAAAAGGCATTACAGAGGAAGGGGTCTTAATGCTAGAGGACGATGATGAAAAAATCCATTTTATCCATTCCGCTGACATACAATTAGGGGAAGATAGCTAA
- the bshB1 gene encoding bacillithiol biosynthesis deacetylase BshB1, which produces MKALDILAFGAHPDDVEIGMAGTLAKYKEQGYTTAICNLTMAEKSSNGTVETRQQEAEVAAKILELDDRIQLALPDRGLFLQDDFIKEIISVIRKYKPRIVFAPYHVDRHPDHGNCAKLVEEAVFSAGIKKMKDDDNLPAHKVEKVFFYQINAMHHPQFYIDITNQIHKKIKALSSYKSQFEKSPDGEDTPLTDGYVEAVVSRERAYGKQIGSSYAEGFFSKGPIILNKDILGGI; this is translated from the coding sequence ATGAAGGCTCTTGATATCCTAGCGTTTGGTGCTCACCCTGATGATGTGGAGATAGGCATGGCTGGTACCCTTGCAAAATACAAAGAGCAAGGGTATACAACAGCAATATGCAATTTGACCATGGCCGAAAAATCCTCCAACGGAACCGTGGAAACACGTCAACAAGAGGCAGAAGTTGCAGCGAAGATTTTAGAACTAGACGATAGAATCCAGTTAGCCCTTCCTGATCGAGGTCTGTTCCTTCAAGATGATTTCATAAAGGAAATTATATCTGTAATTAGAAAATACAAACCGAGGATTGTGTTTGCACCTTATCATGTGGATCGCCATCCAGACCATGGGAATTGTGCAAAGCTTGTAGAGGAAGCTGTATTTTCTGCGGGAATAAAAAAAATGAAAGATGATGATAACCTTCCTGCTCACAAAGTAGAAAAAGTGTTTTTTTATCAAATAAATGCCATGCATCATCCACAATTTTACATAGATATAACGAATCAGATACATAAAAAAATTAAAGCATTATCCTCATACAAAAGCCAGTTTGAGAAGTCACCTGATGGGGAGGACACGCCTTTAACAGATGGATACGTAGAGGCTGTTGTTAGCAGGGAGCGTGCCTATGGAAAACAAATAGGCTCTAGTTATGCAGAAGGATTTTTTTCGAAAGGTCCAATAATACTTAATAAAGATATACTAGGTGGGATTTAA
- the panB gene encoding 3-methyl-2-oxobutanoate hydroxymethyltransferase: protein MKTTSDFLKMKKNGEKITMITAYDYPSAKLSEQAGVDMILVGDSLGMVVLGYDSTVPVTIDDMIHHTKAVRRGAPSTFTVTDMPFMSYHLSMENTMTNAKRMVQESGAHALKVEGGGDTIHVISSLTSAGIPVVGHLGLTPQSVGVLGGYKVQGKDIESAKKMIQEARRTEEAGAMALVLECVPQQLAKEIADQLTIPVIGIGAGAGVNGQVLVFHDVITYGVERVPKFVKTYADAQTPIKDGIMNYVTEVKSSAFPQEEHSFNMKEETLHRLYGGA from the coding sequence ATGAAAACAACGTCAGATTTTTTAAAGATGAAAAAAAACGGGGAAAAGATTACGATGATCACAGCATACGATTATCCATCTGCTAAGCTGTCTGAACAAGCAGGAGTGGATATGATTCTTGTTGGTGATTCCTTAGGCATGGTCGTTCTTGGATATGACTCGACAGTACCTGTAACAATTGATGATATGATTCATCACACAAAAGCAGTAAGACGTGGGGCTCCATCAACTTTCACGGTTACAGATATGCCATTTATGAGCTATCATCTTTCTATGGAAAATACGATGACCAACGCAAAACGAATGGTGCAAGAATCAGGAGCTCATGCCCTCAAAGTGGAAGGGGGAGGCGATACCATTCACGTCATTTCCTCTCTGACATCTGCTGGCATTCCGGTGGTTGGTCATTTAGGATTAACTCCACAATCTGTTGGTGTGCTTGGTGGCTATAAGGTACAAGGAAAAGATATAGAAAGTGCAAAGAAAATGATTCAGGAAGCAAGAAGGACGGAAGAAGCTGGTGCGATGGCTCTTGTTCTAGAGTGCGTGCCTCAACAGCTAGCCAAAGAAATTGCTGATCAGCTGACGATTCCCGTTATTGGCATAGGTGCTGGCGCAGGTGTTAATGGACAGGTTCTTGTTTTTCATGATGTTATAACCTATGGTGTGGAACGTGTGCCGAAGTTTGTAAAAACGTATGCAGATGCTCAAACACCAATTAAGGATGGCATTATGAATTATGTTACGGAAGTTAAATCATCGGCATTTCCTCAAGAAGAGCATAGCTTTAATATGAAAGAGGAAACCTTGCATAGATTATACGGGGGAGCATGA
- a CDS encoding nucleotide pyrophosphohydrolase — translation MQQLQKEVDDYISQFKEGYFTPLAMLARMTEELGELSREVNHYYGEKPKKNTEKENTVEEELGDMLFVMICFANSLNISLEEAHNRVMHKFQTRDKDRWTRIGEGE, via the coding sequence ATGCAACAGCTTCAAAAAGAAGTAGACGACTATATTTCTCAATTTAAAGAAGGATATTTCACTCCACTTGCCATGTTAGCGAGAATGACAGAGGAGCTTGGAGAGCTTTCCCGTGAAGTTAACCATTACTATGGTGAAAAACCTAAAAAAAATACGGAAAAAGAAAACACAGTAGAAGAGGAGCTTGGTGACATGCTTTTTGTGATGATTTGCTTTGCTAACTCTTTAAATATCAGTTTAGAAGAGGCACATAACCGAGTGATGCATAAATTTCAAACAAGAGATAAAGACAGATGGACGCGTATCGGAGAGGGTGAGTAA
- a CDS encoding CCA tRNA nucleotidyltransferase: MDKAFQQGITIIKQLENNGHEAYFVGGSVRDTLMKRNIGDIDIATSATPKEIQEIFPKTIDVGAEHGTIVVMLDEHDSFEVTTFRTDGEYTDKRRPDQVTFVKNLEEDLKRRDFTMNAIAMTKTGRIIDPFGGQEDIRRKVIRTVGKASDRFQEDALRMLRAIRFISQLSFSLEVDTFLAIKQDCALIEHVSVERKTLEMDKLLEGQGYHYGMNLLVASGLYQYLPGLRMKQDQLLELADKDRYASSRSAKWTILCAGLEILDVEEFLQEWKLPKKIIKTVSENILYIKLVQEEGWTKELLYRAGLDQALEVHLVLVKLGLDEACSKEEILEMIQSLPIKSQQDIVINGNDVLQLAEKRRGKWMSQLVQDMERALLYQEVLNERAALKEWVKEWLQKYEQNC, encoded by the coding sequence ATGGATAAGGCTTTTCAGCAGGGTATTACCATCATCAAGCAGTTAGAAAATAATGGCCATGAAGCGTATTTCGTTGGTGGAAGTGTCCGTGATACGTTGATGAAAAGAAATATTGGAGATATTGACATCGCAACCTCTGCGACCCCGAAAGAGATACAGGAAATCTTTCCGAAAACAATCGATGTTGGTGCAGAGCATGGAACCATCGTTGTCATGTTAGATGAACATGATAGCTTTGAAGTAACCACTTTTCGTACCGATGGCGAATATACAGATAAAAGGCGTCCAGATCAAGTTACCTTTGTAAAAAATCTTGAAGAAGATTTAAAACGAAGAGATTTTACCATGAATGCGATCGCCATGACAAAAACAGGTAGAATTATTGATCCTTTTGGTGGCCAAGAGGATATTAGAAGAAAAGTGATACGAACCGTTGGAAAAGCTTCAGATCGCTTTCAAGAGGATGCTTTAAGAATGCTTAGAGCAATCCGGTTTATCAGCCAGCTTTCTTTTTCACTAGAAGTAGATACCTTTTTAGCGATAAAACAAGATTGTGCACTTATAGAACATGTATCGGTAGAGAGAAAAACCCTTGAAATGGATAAACTTTTAGAAGGACAAGGATATCATTATGGCATGAACTTACTTGTAGCATCTGGGCTTTATCAATACCTTCCCGGCTTGAGAATGAAACAAGATCAACTATTAGAGCTTGCTGACAAAGACAGATATGCGTCTAGCAGGTCTGCCAAATGGACCATTCTATGTGCTGGTCTTGAAATTTTAGATGTGGAAGAATTTTTGCAAGAGTGGAAGCTTCCAAAGAAAATAATCAAAACAGTGTCAGAAAATATTCTGTACATAAAGTTGGTCCAAGAAGAAGGTTGGACAAAGGAGCTACTTTACCGAGCAGGATTAGATCAAGCTTTAGAAGTACATCTTGTACTTGTAAAGCTAGGGTTGGATGAGGCTTGCTCAAAAGAAGAAATTTTGGAAATGATTCAAAGTTTGCCTATAAAAAGTCAGCAGGACATTGTCATTAATGGGAATGATGTTTTGCAACTTGCAGAGAAAAGACGAGGAAAGTGGATGTCACAGTTAGTTCAGGATATGGAAAGGGCGCTGCTCTATCAAGAAGTGTTAAATGAGAGAGCGGCTTTAAAGGAGTGGGTTAAAGAGTGGCTACAGAAATACGAACAAAATTGTTAA
- the bshA gene encoding N-acetyl-alpha-D-glucosaminyl L-malate synthase BshA encodes MKLKIGITCYPTVGGSGVIATELGKLLAEKGHEIHFISSSMPFRLNKVYSNIYYHEVQVNQYSVFQYPPYDLALASKMAEVAKREKLDILHVHYAIPHAVCAYLAKKMLNDSLKIVTTLHGTDITVLGYDPSLNDMIRFGIEGSDEVTAVSESLVQQTYDLLQPQKAIRTMYNFIDERVYYKKDTADLKAQYGIKEEEKVIIHVSNFRKVKRVQDVVRSFALVEKEISAKLLLVGDGPEISVVCNLVRELGIQDRVLFLGKQENLEDLYSFSDLMLLLSEKESFGLVLLEAMACGVPSVGTKIGGIPEVIEDGKTGFISEVGDIEDIAMNAIKILSDSTLHNTFASNSIKRVKEHFSSQSIVSQYEDLYMHLVNRKEPV; translated from the coding sequence GTGAAATTAAAAATAGGCATTACCTGCTACCCAACTGTAGGGGGATCTGGGGTAATTGCAACCGAGCTTGGCAAATTGTTGGCGGAAAAGGGACATGAGATCCATTTTATTTCCTCCAGCATGCCGTTCCGATTAAATAAAGTTTATAGCAATATTTATTACCATGAAGTTCAAGTTAACCAATATTCAGTTTTTCAATATCCTCCTTATGATCTCGCGCTAGCAAGTAAAATGGCCGAGGTTGCCAAACGAGAGAAGCTAGATATACTCCACGTTCACTACGCGATTCCGCATGCTGTTTGTGCCTATCTTGCAAAAAAAATGCTGAATGATTCATTAAAAATTGTGACAACCCTTCATGGGACAGATATTACGGTTTTAGGCTATGATCCTTCCTTAAACGATATGATTCGTTTTGGTATTGAGGGCTCAGATGAGGTGACCGCCGTTTCTGAATCTCTTGTACAACAAACCTATGATTTATTACAGCCTCAAAAAGCGATTAGAACGATGTATAATTTTATCGATGAGCGTGTGTATTATAAAAAGGATACAGCTGATTTAAAAGCACAATATGGCATTAAAGAGGAAGAGAAGGTCATTATTCACGTCTCAAACTTCCGAAAAGTCAAAAGAGTGCAGGATGTCGTGCGTTCCTTTGCATTAGTTGAAAAAGAAATCTCAGCTAAATTATTATTAGTGGGAGATGGACCTGAAATTTCGGTAGTCTGTAATTTAGTACGAGAGTTAGGCATTCAGGATAGGGTATTGTTTCTAGGCAAGCAGGAAAATCTAGAAGACCTCTATTCCTTTAGTGATTTGATGCTATTGTTGTCTGAAAAAGAAAGTTTTGGCCTTGTTTTGCTTGAAGCGATGGCGTGTGGAGTCCCTTCCGTTGGAACAAAGATTGGCGGGATACCAGAAGTGATCGAGGACGGAAAAACTGGATTTATTAGTGAGGTCGGAGATATTGAGGACATCGCGATGAATGCAATTAAGATTCTAAGTGATTCTACTCTTCATAACACCTTTGCGTCAAACTCTATTAAAAGAGTGAAAGAACATTTTAGTTCCCAAAGTATTGTTAGTCAATATGAAGACCTATATATGCACCTAGTTAACCGAAAAGAACCAGTGTAA
- the mgsA gene encoding methylglyoxal synthase has protein sequence MKIALIAHDKKKPDMIQFATAYKTILEDHEIFATGTTGLRISEATGLHVHRFQSGPLGGDQEIGALIAQNKMDLVIFFRDPLTAQPHEPDVTALLRLCDVYAIPLATNMGTAEVLIHGLSRGELAWRNIVHGSKGNNHEGS, from the coding sequence ATGAAGATTGCTTTAATCGCACATGATAAGAAGAAGCCTGACATGATACAGTTTGCCACGGCTTATAAAACGATTTTGGAAGACCATGAGATCTTTGCAACCGGAACCACGGGTTTACGAATTTCTGAAGCAACAGGCTTACATGTTCATCGTTTTCAATCTGGACCGCTTGGTGGGGATCAAGAAATAGGTGCATTGATTGCACAAAACAAAATGGATTTAGTTATCTTCTTCCGAGATCCGTTAACTGCTCAGCCGCATGAACCAGATGTAACCGCTCTATTAAGGCTTTGTGATGTATATGCCATCCCTCTTGCTACGAATATGGGTACTGCCGAAGTATTGATTCATGGACTGTCTAGAGGGGAGCTTGCCTGGAGGAATATCGTACACGGCAGCAAAGGAAATAACCATGAAGGCTCTTGA
- a CDS encoding exonuclease domain-containing protein: MKQRFVVLDLETTGNSPKKNDKIIQIGAVLIEGGEIIERLSSFINPGCTIPPFIEQLTNINQEMVNQAPSFHEIAPLVWEMLDGASLVAHNVPFDLSFLQAELVSNGYPAFKGNTYDTVELARILLPTQKRYKLSDLSSFFQLKHSSPHRADSDAEATAHIFLKLIDKINVLPKKTVSQLHTLLYSMKSDIYLLFQEDNNNSIEGDFLSYKGKILVKKTSSSQKRQTFENEENISETEVLDDQLHACIEEVKSLLESRQHGVIELSPKQNTWTAYCQGALSFALQSGKKVVISSSTAAACKTLAKSLRNKVAVHADTFAEINEAHQYLSLPRFLKLMNEQEDSYDAVLTKAQILVWLTETETGDLQELSLSSGGKLIWDSINCTLEGESEAEVNDLEFCYYKKAKAHSQSAKIVLTTHSFLAQEINERDLFLGVDHFLVDQAHAFHQHVSRFLGKEVSYLDLYFALTKFPDGMAVAEAKEELDEVFRLIRSYTLSRSNKNRPKAYYSYSVRNENNPSWFAVLESGQRLIMKLTDVVHLYQNSYSEEAYVLMNWRDTFYSLLYEENTDKHAWFDVYTKGARNSVTIYERPLGIGEFLAEKFYQQAASVVFISPAMSVDDDFSFMVEELGLTDFYPKEVQHPATNDLIDIYIPTDMPILSKDKNDQYIQTSAHQILELLNNIGGRVLVCFSSTEMLNNVYQELRSLPDTENTMIISQNNVNGSKQKVWKTAASFEEAIILVTNSFLEASPHLEEQVDTLVIMRLPFTALEDPIMVAKMQLAENQGKNSFAAVSLPIAVLRFKRMIFSFLEGKVGKNIYIFDRRIVEKRYGVSFMHAIPNYIVRKGNFYSFIANWRKKKGESS, translated from the coding sequence ATGAAGCAGCGATTTGTTGTATTAGATTTGGAAACCACAGGTAATTCTCCGAAAAAAAATGATAAAATTATACAAATTGGCGCTGTTTTAATTGAAGGTGGGGAAATTATTGAGCGTTTATCTAGTTTTATTAACCCTGGATGTACCATTCCTCCATTTATAGAGCAATTAACAAATATAAACCAGGAGATGGTAAATCAGGCTCCATCCTTTCATGAAATTGCCCCTTTAGTTTGGGAAATGCTTGATGGAGCGTCACTTGTTGCACATAACGTTCCTTTTGACTTATCCTTTCTTCAAGCAGAACTTGTCTCCAACGGCTACCCAGCCTTTAAAGGAAATACATATGATACGGTAGAATTGGCGCGAATTCTTCTACCGACACAAAAGCGCTACAAACTCTCGGACTTATCAAGCTTTTTTCAATTAAAGCATTCTAGCCCTCATCGTGCAGATAGTGATGCAGAGGCTACTGCACACATTTTTCTGAAGCTGATTGATAAGATTAACGTATTGCCGAAAAAAACGGTATCTCAACTGCACACTCTGTTATACAGTATGAAAAGTGATATATATTTATTGTTTCAAGAAGACAATAATAATTCTATAGAAGGAGATTTTCTTTCTTACAAAGGAAAAATCCTTGTAAAAAAGACTTCCTCTTCACAAAAAAGACAGACCTTTGAAAATGAAGAAAACATAAGCGAAACCGAAGTATTAGATGATCAATTACATGCATGCATAGAAGAGGTGAAAAGCTTATTAGAATCTCGTCAGCACGGCGTTATTGAGCTCTCACCTAAACAAAACACATGGACTGCCTATTGCCAAGGTGCATTAAGCTTTGCTTTACAAAGTGGGAAAAAAGTAGTGATTAGTTCCTCTACAGCCGCTGCTTGCAAAACATTAGCGAAAAGTCTACGAAACAAAGTGGCAGTTCATGCAGATACTTTTGCAGAAATTAATGAAGCACATCAGTATTTATCCTTGCCAAGATTTTTAAAATTGATGAACGAGCAAGAGGATAGTTATGATGCAGTACTTACGAAAGCCCAAATACTTGTTTGGCTCACAGAAACTGAAACAGGAGACCTTCAAGAACTATCCTTGTCCTCAGGAGGAAAACTCATTTGGGATTCGATTAATTGCACATTAGAAGGAGAATCAGAGGCAGAGGTGAACGATTTAGAATTTTGCTATTATAAAAAAGCAAAAGCTCATTCTCAATCCGCAAAAATCGTTCTAACCACACACTCCTTTTTGGCACAGGAAATAAACGAAAGAGATTTATTTTTAGGCGTTGACCACTTTCTTGTGGATCAGGCACATGCCTTTCATCAGCACGTTAGCAGATTTCTTGGAAAAGAAGTAAGCTACCTTGATCTTTATTTTGCGCTTACTAAATTCCCAGATGGCATGGCCGTTGCCGAGGCAAAAGAGGAATTAGATGAGGTCTTCCGGCTAATTAGAAGCTACACCCTTTCTAGATCCAATAAGAACAGGCCAAAAGCTTATTATTCGTATTCTGTTCGAAATGAAAATAATCCAAGTTGGTTTGCCGTCCTTGAATCAGGACAAAGGCTGATAATGAAATTAACAGATGTGGTGCATCTTTATCAGAACTCCTATTCTGAGGAAGCCTATGTATTGATGAATTGGAGGGATACCTTCTATTCACTTCTCTATGAAGAAAATACAGACAAGCATGCATGGTTTGATGTATACACAAAAGGTGCAAGAAACTCTGTGACGATTTACGAGCGTCCGCTTGGAATAGGGGAGTTTTTGGCGGAGAAATTTTATCAACAAGCTGCAAGTGTGGTATTTATTTCACCAGCAATGAGTGTAGATGACGATTTTTCCTTTATGGTAGAGGAGCTCGGGTTAACTGATTTTTATCCAAAAGAGGTGCAGCATCCTGCAACTAATGACCTTATTGACATTTACATTCCAACTGATATGCCTATTTTATCTAAAGACAAAAATGATCAATATATTCAAACCTCAGCCCATCAAATACTGGAATTATTAAATAATATAGGAGGAAGGGTGCTCGTTTGTTTTTCCTCCACAGAAATGCTAAACAATGTTTATCAAGAGTTAAGGTCGCTTCCTGATACGGAAAATACCATGATTATTAGCCAAAACAATGTAAATGGAAGCAAGCAAAAAGTGTGGAAAACAGCGGCAAGCTTTGAAGAAGCCATTATTCTTGTTACAAACAGTTTTTTAGAGGCCTCTCCACACCTAGAAGAACAAGTAGATACGCTTGTTATAATGCGTCTTCCGTTTACGGCATTAGAAGATCCTATAATGGTCGCGAAAATGCAACTTGCTGAAAATCAGGGAA
- the dapB gene encoding 4-hydroxy-tetrahydrodipicolinate reductase, producing the protein MKDTIKIILAGPRGRMGREAVDLIHREPHFELVACLDRMNEGKQLSEVEGFPAINAPIYKDPLTCFTEVKADVLIDLTTPEIGKIHTKLAVEHGIRPVVGTTGFTEEELEALTELADEKKVGVIIAPNFAVGAILMMKFAQMAAKHFQDVEIMELHHDRKLDAPSGTAIKTAELLSKTREPKRQGHPEEEEVINGARGAETKDGIRIHSVRLPGLVAHQEVLFGGEGQSLSIRHDSYNRASFMSGVKLAVETVINLDVLVYGLENIIE; encoded by the coding sequence ATGAAAGATACCATTAAAATTATACTAGCAGGACCTCGAGGCCGCATGGGGCGAGAAGCAGTGGACCTTATACATAGAGAACCGCATTTTGAGTTGGTTGCATGTCTTGACCGTATGAATGAAGGAAAGCAGTTGTCTGAAGTGGAAGGTTTCCCAGCAATTAATGCTCCCATTTATAAAGACCCATTAACTTGTTTTACAGAAGTAAAAGCAGATGTGCTTATCGACCTTACCACACCTGAAATCGGAAAAATACATACTAAGCTTGCAGTGGAGCATGGAATTCGTCCTGTAGTTGGAACAACTGGCTTTACAGAAGAGGAATTAGAAGCATTAACAGAACTTGCAGATGAAAAAAAGGTCGGAGTCATTATTGCTCCTAACTTTGCAGTTGGTGCCATATTAATGATGAAATTTGCTCAAATGGCAGCAAAGCATTTTCAAGATGTAGAGATAATGGAACTGCATCATGACCGTAAGCTTGATGCTCCTTCTGGTACGGCCATTAAAACAGCAGAATTATTGTCTAAAACAAGAGAACCAAAACGTCAGGGGCATCCAGAAGAAGAAGAAGTTATTAACGGAGCACGAGGAGCAGAAACAAAGGATGGCATTCGTATACATAGTGTTCGTCTTCCAGGTCTTGTTGCTCACCAAGAGGTTCTTTTTGGCGGAGAAGGACAGTCTCTATCCATCAGACACGACTCCTATAATCGTGCAAGCTTCATGTCAGGAGTAAAACTAGCTGTAGAAACAGTAATCAATTTAGATGTTTTAGTCTATGGACTAGAAAATATTATCGAATAA